The following DNA comes from Peribacillus sp. FSL E2-0218.
CTTCTCTAATTGTTCTGCTAACTCACCACTTGTCTTATCATTTGAAAACGGAAGCACAAGCACTGCTGGAATCATGATAATTACGAATGCTACTGCTATGAATAGTACGATCATCGGTTTGATTGCTTTCAAACTCCTGAGCCTCCCTACACTTGTTTTCTCTGCCGCGCTTAACTATGGGCAGGATCTTTATATAACAAATGTATGTCGAAGGACAAGCATTTATGAATAGAAAAACGGGAACTCCCTGCAAGTGCCATACATGTACCAACAACAAAAAACCATTCACGTTTCAATGACTCAAACGTAAATGGTTTTACAAGCTATCTTATGCGTTTAGATCGGCAATTTTTTTCGTTTCTGCCGGTACATCTTCATTAATGCGTTCCACATCGGCGCCTAAAGCTGCCAATTTACCGTGGAAGTTCACGTAACCTCTGTCAAGATGCTTCAATTCCGTAACGCGAGTGATGCCATCCGCAACCAATCCAGTCAGGATAAGCGCTGCTGCGGCACGTAAATCCGTTGCAGCTACCTCAGCACCTTGAATGTTCGTCGGTCCATTAACGATAACGGAGCGGCCCTCGATTTTGATATTGGCATTCATACGGCGGAATTCCTCAACATGCATGAAACGGTTTTCGAAAACGGTCTCCGTAATCATACTTGTTCCTTCGGCACGCAACAATAATGCCATCATTTGGGACTGCATATCAGTCGGGAAACCAGGATGCGGCATTGTTTTGATATCAATCGCCTTCAAGGTTTTTGGCCCGATGACGCGCAAGCCATCTTCTTCTTCAAGGATCTTGACTCCCATTTCCTCCATTTTGGCAATAAGGGAAGTAAGGTGTTCAGGTACAGCTCCTTGAACAAGAACGTTGCCGCCAGTAAGGGCTGCCGCTGTCATGAAGGTACCAGCTTCGATACGGTCAGGTATAATATGATGTTCAACGCCATATAATTTATCGACGCCTTCGATTCTCATCGTACCCGTACCGGCACCTCTTACTTTGGCACCCATTTTATTAAGGAAGTTCGCAAGATCTACAATTTCAGGCTCTTTGGCCACATTTTCCAGAACAGTAATACCTTCGGCAAGTGTTGCTGCCATCATGATGTTTTCGGTGGCACCCACACTCGGGAAGTCTAGATACACACGTGCACCCTTAAGCCTTCCTTCGACTTCGGCATCAATGAAACCATTGCCGACCTTTACTTTTGCTCCCATCGCTTCAAAGCCCTTTAAATGCTGATCGATAGGACGTGAGCCGATGGCACAGCCGCCTGGAAGAGCCACGCGGGCCCGGCCATTCCTTGCTAATAAGGAGCCCATCACTAAAACGGAAGCTCTCATTTTACGCACATATTCAAATGGTGCTTCTTCTAATAACTCTCTTGATGCATCTACAGTTACTTGATTATCATGAAAGGCAACATCTGCATTTAAGTTGCGCAATACTTCATTGATTGTATATACATCGGAGAGCGTAGGAACATCTTTAATGATACTTTTCCCATCACTTGCTAATAATGTTGCAGCGATAACTGGCAAAACGGCGTTTTTAGCACCTTCTACTTTAACTGTCCCGCTAAGCCTTTTTCCGCCGCGGACGATGATTTTTTCCAAAAGTATTCCCCTCCGCGTCCATTTTCTCTATATTAATATTCAAACGTTATGATTGGTGTGCCAACTACAAAGTTCGTTCGTTCACCCAATCCTTCTGTCCGTAGCCCAAACTGCAAATTTAATTTTTCTTTTGTCAAAGGTTGTTTAAACAATGTTGAATGTGCAGATATTGATGTAAAGTTTGTTTCATGCACACTCTCAATTTCCCTTGCTTGGAACATATCTAACAGGTCTTCAGTTTTAGAGTTTAAAACCGAATCCATATTATCATTGATAGACCCTTTAATACAAGAAAAAATTGAAGGAGTCCCTATAAATAGGTCATTTACCCTGTTCTGGAATGTGGTTGTAAAAAAGGCTGGATTGCCTTTTTTCCATTTCTGTCCCTTCACTTCATAAATGACATAGGTAACTGTATCAAGTTCCTCTTTCGTTGTCATTATTTTGATAGACTCGGTTAGACCTGAATCGATATTGTACGTTAACGCCTCAGCCTTCCAGCCGGAAGCATCATCTTTCCGGTGCCATTGAAATTGAGGGTATTTTTGTTTCAAAGCGTAAACTTCGCTTTCGAACTCTTGTTTAGTTGCAATCTCTTTATTTATCTCTCTAGCGAGTACAGACCAATCACCTATGTCCAAATCCTTATCTTCTTGTAACAGTTTAACCATTTTGACTATATCTGGTTTAGTTTCTGCCACAATCGTACTATTCCCAATTAAAATCACCATCAAACCAAGAAATACTATGTATATTAACATTTTTTTGTTTACATTATACATGTTAAATCCCTCCCCTTTTATGCATTATTACCATAAGGAGAGAAATCATACTTCAAGTTTTCCGACAATTGATGATACCTTCCAGCTGGCATGTTGCTTGGGAAGGCATGGCGAATAAAAGAGTAGGATCTTATTTTGCTATAAACAGAGTCTTACAGCCTATCAGTCATCACTGAACATATACGGGAGTTGGTTGGCAAATCCCAGGTAATCAAGGAAGAAATTACTCACAACTGAACCTATGGCAACCGTCAATAAAATATATAAAACCCTGGCCTTGATGACCGAATTCGATCTTAACATTTTATCGAAATGTAATGCCTGTAGGGCCCACCAGGTAACTGCGATGAAAAACAAATGTGCAATTATCCCTGTTAAAGCCTGCTGTCCCATTGCTGAAAACATGTACATACCTCCTAAAAGACACCCGTCTTCTATTCTAACACAAAACGCCCTCATATTTGGAATATAAAAGGAAGAATTGCAAAATATCTTTTTATAAATCGTAAATAGAGGCTTGATCCCATGGAACAAGCCCCTATTTATAGGCATTATATCATTTACCCGAAATAAAGTCTGTAAAATCACCAAATTGTTCATGAATAAAATCGAAGGCGATATTTGGAACCACCCCCAAAAGTACGGTGCCGATTGCACAAATGATCAGAACGGCAGAAACACCCGAGCGAACCTTTATGACCTTATCTGAATGGATCGGCCGGAAAAAGACCTGGACCAATAATCCAAAGTAATACACATAGGAGACGATGGTTCCTGCAATCATGATTCCGGCAAGGACGAAATGGCCAGGCTCGGTAATGAATGTCCCGAGGAAGATATTCAGTTTGCCAATGAAACCGCTCGTCCCTGGAATTCCGGCCAGCGAAAGGATATAGATGGTGAATGCAAGTGCCAGATAAGGAGATTTCCTTCCCAGTCCCGCAAAAATGCTGATATCCTCTGTACCGCTTTGGCTGGACAGCAGCTGAATGACTGCAAATGCGCCGATGTTCATCAATACGTATGCCAGTAAATAATACCAGATCGTATCCAGCAGGAAATACCCTCCGCCCAATGTAGCCACAGCTACAAGGAGATACCCTGCATGGGCAATGCTTGAGTAGGCAAATAATCGTTTTACATTTTGCTGCCTTAACGCAACCACATTTCCAATGATGATTGTCAGACCAGCCATGAATGCTATATAGCCATCATTTTTTTCCAAAAAGTCGAGTGCCCCGAAGGCATCACCTGGAGCTGTCAGGAACAAGGAAAGAAAAATGCGCAGCAGTATGACAAAACCTGCCATTTTCGAAATGACGCTTAAGAAGGCCGCCACAGGTATCGGTGCACCCTCATAAGCATCCGGTGCCCACATATGAAAGGGAGCGGCAGCTATCTTGAAGGATAACCCGACAAAAACCATGAAGAAGGCGAGGCCCATGATATATTGCAGCTGGCTGTCCGTCATCCCGGCCATCGTCCGGCTCATTTCCCCTAGATTGACTGAACCCGTAACCCCATATAAATAACTCATCCCGAATAAGGTGATGGCCGTGGAAATCCCGCCGTTTATCACATACTTCATCGATGCTTCATTAGAGGAACGGTCGCGTTTGCGTATTCCGACTAATATATAGGATGAAAGGGAAAGCAGCTCCAGCCCGACAAACAGTGTTATCAAATCCCCGCTTGAGGTCATGATCATCGCACCAAGCAAAGCGGTCAGGAACAGATAATAAAATTCCCCACGGTGTTCACGCAATCCCTCTTTTGGCTCATAGCCTTCAGCGAGAAGGATGATAAGCCCCGCTCCGACCAATAACAGGAGTTTAAAGGCTTTTGCAAATGAATCCAAACGAAATGTATCGGACAAAATACTGACTGTCTCAAAGGATAGTAGGCTGACAAGCGACAAACCTGCCAAAATGATGCCGGTTAGCGCGAGCCACGCCAATTTCCTTCGATTAAAGTGCACCGGCCAGAACAAATCCAATATCGACAGAGCCATGGTCGTGCCAAGGATGATGAATTCAGGCATCATCGCTC
Coding sequences within:
- the nuoN gene encoding NADH-quinone oxidoreductase subunit NuoN produces the protein MDWNTMLSYNWGAMMPEFIILGTTMALSILDLFWPVHFNRRKLAWLALTGIILAGLSLVSLLSFETVSILSDTFRLDSFAKAFKLLLLVGAGLIILLAEGYEPKEGLREHRGEFYYLFLTALLGAMIMTSSGDLITLFVGLELLSLSSYILVGIRKRDRSSNEASMKYVINGGISTAITLFGMSYLYGVTGSVNLGEMSRTMAGMTDSQLQYIMGLAFFMVFVGLSFKIAAAPFHMWAPDAYEGAPIPVAAFLSVISKMAGFVILLRIFLSLFLTAPGDAFGALDFLEKNDGYIAFMAGLTIIIGNVVALRQQNVKRLFAYSSIAHAGYLLVAVATLGGGYFLLDTIWYYLLAYVLMNIGAFAVIQLLSSQSGTEDISIFAGLGRKSPYLALAFTIYILSLAGIPGTSGFIGKLNIFLGTFITEPGHFVLAGIMIAGTIVSYVYYFGLLVQVFFRPIHSDKVIKVRSGVSAVLIICAIGTVLLGVVPNIAFDFIHEQFGDFTDFISGK
- a CDS encoding DUF1146 family protein, with product MFSAMGQQALTGIIAHLFFIAVTWWALQALHFDKMLRSNSVIKARVLYILLTVAIGSVVSNFFLDYLGFANQLPYMFSDD
- the murA gene encoding UDP-N-acetylglucosamine 1-carboxyvinyltransferase; the encoded protein is MEKIIVRGGKRLSGTVKVEGAKNAVLPVIAATLLASDGKSIIKDVPTLSDVYTINEVLRNLNADVAFHDNQVTVDASRELLEEAPFEYVRKMRASVLVMGSLLARNGRARVALPGGCAIGSRPIDQHLKGFEAMGAKVKVGNGFIDAEVEGRLKGARVYLDFPSVGATENIMMAATLAEGITVLENVAKEPEIVDLANFLNKMGAKVRGAGTGTMRIEGVDKLYGVEHHIIPDRIEAGTFMTAAALTGGNVLVQGAVPEHLTSLIAKMEEMGVKILEEEDGLRVIGPKTLKAIDIKTMPHPGFPTDMQSQMMALLLRAEGTSMITETVFENRFMHVEEFRRMNANIKIEGRSVIVNGPTNIQGAEVAATDLRAAAALILTGLVADGITRVTELKHLDRGYVNFHGKLAALGADVERINEDVPAETKKIADLNA
- a CDS encoding YwmB family TATA-box binding protein codes for the protein MYNVNKKMLIYIVFLGLMVILIGNSTIVAETKPDIVKMVKLLQEDKDLDIGDWSVLAREINKEIATKQEFESEVYALKQKYPQFQWHRKDDASGWKAEALTYNIDSGLTESIKIMTTKEELDTVTYVIYEVKGQKWKKGNPAFFTTTFQNRVNDLFIGTPSIFSCIKGSINDNMDSVLNSKTEDLLDMFQAREIESVHETNFTSISAHSTLFKQPLTKEKLNLQFGLRTEGLGERTNFVVGTPIITFEY